In Lineus longissimus chromosome 9, tnLinLong1.2, whole genome shotgun sequence, one genomic interval encodes:
- the LOC135493159 gene encoding nuclear pore complex protein Nup98-Nup96-like isoform X6 yields MVYLAATGTASTFGAQPASTGLFGASTSTGGTSLFGTQTTSAATTGTSLFGGFSGATAQAGTVVKFNPTNGTDTMLKNGVSHNISTRHQCITAMKEYEAKSLEELRVEDYLANRKTAQPGATQTSGLFGATTSQPSTGFSAFGQTAAAKTTPFGTSSFGGTTGTSLFGATQPAASGGMFTQTKPAFGTATTSAPSFSFGGTASTGSSLFGQSTQQKSLFGTATTQAGSLFGAAAAATSTGSTGFGFGAATPQTSGIFGAKPTGFGAATTTAATGFQFGQQAAGTSMFGKPAASSSGFSFGGTGSTFGQATTGTSLFGAKPTGLGTTTGFGTTGFGAGLGTTGLGTGSSLLGQQAKPSFGFGTTGSTLGGTTGFTGFGGAGTGLGAGTTATLGQTAAGAGAGQHQLQQQLVNLVQSPYGDSPLFRNLKHDINKEEILKPTNPAAQKAALSAATQFKISSRPVAKIKPKSLQSVNGKAQLFDGLDDEESTYGADTFIPRKSIKKLVIKNHSPNRDMTLPLATNGLDDFPTGPPEGVNDFFKPTSDRVGSFDNGSDDGPPDTVIRGQKNMQSVHEPSPARNQLDDTIELLNTRNKALRMMNSLQTSSADVTDASIIDADDDDEDESRSSTPPPHPAGIVLRRPGYYTIPSMDELAVTTDQNGDCIVEDFTVGREGYGSVFYAGITNVAGLNLDEIIHFRRKEVTVYPEDDRKPSVGEGLNKKAEVTLDCVWPTDKTTHSPIKDLTRLQTMNYQSKIEHSTHKLGAKFIDYRPDTGSWVFEVKHFSKYGLIDDSDDEGDNAQIEKDPKKLKQILDETQKQLAVQRQQIQVQEEQKRLQDQQQQATLNGVLKNGQQQVPMQQDDEDDDMDMADITRERMPEVEDSEEDKEVETVPSSHRLAHSFGVSAQSMQVMKASFFGDEDIDEEIAFKPQHEVQKDIRGPRPVSPIFKHLQIDRSSLFGPKTTSHIQSPRPASPKPMSSTKVKVPSMTSGLFSHLRSSSPPRIIATPTPSDHALLPSGMPQVEKIQTIVATNIRQKVIPLKKSLLHNKQHMIMDAASFMSRSFRVGWGPNWTLVHAGQPIGAVEKATPSFPSILPSSKPQDVSRVGETPYKVTLEKINFTPYADNKDLVLRANYVKSLSIHLKHSRLDVDGELPVFAPEEGVEALHEYAKQLEEEKENIGSHPDAACVHHTSLVWDLCVALWGDLPLYTFDDDTDRDSYDYRMARRKAVSQWLSKAASETIEQEVKDANFKGDSHLSAIFSCLSGGQIPEACEIAVKAGDHRLALMISQTTGNHVFRSMLKKQLTNWHETKADQFMDLERLKIYALLASCMVWDTSALTVNVCEDMDWKRALAIHLWYHCVPTSTISDAVHEYDCAFKGKRQTSYCGPPHPPYLEKFKDNVNSVESRADRRTVIRDCCYHILKLYGQRSHRLERILAPTTSTPSHLDHRLSWHLANVLQSLRYVHLSEQHHAMLNSEFIAQLEAEGLWEWAVFVALHDENNERREHAVHTLLSRHITLRQDSRQNTIENFLVEELHVPKHWLHEAKALRAHYEKRHHDEAWHLLKAGHWNKSHVIVIRHIATDCIINEDFTELKRYLVELAAPEHAAIIKDWNVAGGIFYDFIRITEKLDALKKGEPRLHELERLHPEVISLCNRIGSLECRSARDRLCQSEMSKRTANLLQVLLMLQDTNGYQARQNHVPARLLAPHVGRLPMPEDYSLQELRNLTRSYLIEMTM; encoded by the exons atggTTTATcttgcag CAACTGGCACTGCCAGCACATTTGGAGCCCAGCCTGCATCTACAGGTCTATTTGGTGCCAGTACATCGACAGGGGGAACGTCCCTGTTCGGAACTCAGACCACGAGCGCTGCAACTACGGGGACAAGTCTTTTCGGAG GCTTCTCCGGTGCGACTGCCCAGGCAGGCACAGTAGTCAAATTCAACCCAACCAATGGCACGGATACCATGTTAAAAAATGGCGTATCCCATAATATCAGCACGCGGCACCAATGCATCACTGCTATGAAAGAATATGAAGCCAAGTCACTGGAAGAATTACGAGTAGAAGATTATCTAGCAAATCGTAAAACTGCACAGCCGGGTGCAACCCAGACGTCGGGTCTGTTTGGTGCCACTACTTCTCAGCCAAGCACAGGATTCTCGGCGTTTGGACAAACTGCAGCCGCAAAGACAACACCCTTTGGCACTT CATCTTTTGGTGGCACCACTGGGACTAGTTTATTTGGTGCAACGCAACCAGCGGCCAGCGGAGGTATGTTCACCCAAACGAAGCCTGCATTTGGTACTGCAACAACGTCGGCGCCATCTTTCAGCTTTGGGGGCACAGCATCTACTGGTTCGTCCTTGTTTGGTCAGAGCACGCAACAGAAGAGCTTGTTTGGCACTGCGACGACCCAAGCTGGGAGTTTATTTGGTGCAGCAGCCGCAGCAACATCGACTGGGAGTACTGGGTTTGGATTTGGTGCAGCCACACCTCAA ACAAGTGGGATATTTGGTGCAAAGCCTACGGGCTTCGGTGCCGCTACAACTACGGCAGCTACTGGCTTCCAATTTGGCCAACAGGCTGCTGGCACGTCGATGTTTGGTAAACCAGCGGCAAGCAGTTCAGGATTCAGTTTTGGTGGAACTGGAAGTACTTTCG GTCAAGCAACCACTGGGACCAGCCTGTTTGGTGCCAAGCCAACTGGCTTGGGAACAACAACAGGATTTGGCACGACTGGATTTGGAGCCGGTCTAGGGACCACTGGTCTTGGCACAGGATCATCCCTCTTAGGACAACAGGCCAAGCCATCATTCGGGTTTGGTACCACTGGTAGTACCCTTGGTGGGACGACGGGGTTTACTGGTTTTGGTGGAGCGGGAACAGGCTTGGGTGCTGGAACTACAGCAACACTGGGACA AACTGCTGCAGGTGCAGGGGCAGGGCAGCATCAACTTCAGCAACAGTTAGTCAACTTGGTCCAGTCACCCTATGGAGATTCGCCTTTGTTCAGAAACCTCAAACAT GATATCAATAAAGAAGAGATTTTGAAGCCGACCAATCCAGCCGCCCAGAAGGCCGCCCTGTCTGCCGCTACACAATTTAAGATCAGCAGTCGACCCGTTGCGAAGATAAAGCCCAAGTCACTCCAGTCTGTTAATGGCAAG GCCCAGCTATTTGACGGTTTAGATGATGAAGAATCTACGTATGGAGCTGACACCTTCATCCCAAGAAAAAGCATCAAGAAACTTGTGATTAAGAACCACTCGCCAAACAGAGACATGACGCTGCCGCTGGCGACCAATGGCCTTGATGATTTTCCAACCGGCCCACCAGAGGGGGTTAATGACTTCTTCAAGCCGACGAGTGATCGCGTTGGTAGTTTCGATAATGGCAGTGACGATGGTCCTCCGGACACAGTCATCCGAGGACAGAAGAATATGCAGTCAGTGCATGAACCCTCGCCGGCCAG GAATCAGTTGGACGACACAATAGAACTGCTTAACACACGCAACAAGGCTTTACGCATGATGAATTCTCTGCAGACGAGTAGTGCCGATGTGACAGACGCCAGTATCATTGatgcagatgatgatgacgaggacgaGAGCAGG AGTTCTACTCCTCCCCCACATCCAGCTGGCATCGTCCTACGGCGTCCTGGTTATTACACAATCCCATCCATGGATGAACTTGCTGTTACGACAGATCAAAATGGTGATTGTATTGTAGAGGATTTCACGGTTGGGAGAGAAGGATATGGCTCTGTGTTTTACGCAGGAATCACAAATGTTGCTGGCCTAAATTTAGATGAGATAA TTCATTTCCGTCGAAAAGAAGTGACCGTTTACCCAGAAGACGACAGGAAGCCATCTGTTGGTGAGGGACTCAACAAAAAAGCCGAAGTAACCCTGGATTGCGTCTGGCCAACTGATAAGACAACACACAGCCCAATCAAGGATTTAACGCGGTTGCAGACCATGAACTATCAGTCGAAAATAGAACATTCTACTCACAAACTTGGAGCAAAATTCATAGATTATCGTCCAGACACTGGGTCTTGGGTGTTTGAG gtGAAACATTTCTCAAAGTACGGTTTGATCGATGACTCGGACGACGAAGGCGACAACGCACAGATTGAGAAGGACCCAAAGAAACTCAAACAGATCCTGGACGAGACGCAAAAACAACTGGCTGTCCAG CGTCAACAAATCCAGGTGCAGGAGGAGCAGAAGAGGCTGCAGGACCAGCAGCAGCAGGCTACCCTCAATGGCGTCCTGAAGAACGGGCAGCAGCAGGTCCCCATGCAAcaagatgatgaggatgatgacatGG ACATGGCCGACATCACCCGAGAACGCATGCCAGAGGTGGAGGATAGCGAAGAAGACAAGGAGGTTGAGACTGTTCCTTCGTCACATAGGTTGGCCCACAGCTTTGGTGTGAGTGCCCAGAGCATGCAGGTCATGAAGGCGTCATTCTTTGGGGACGAGGATATTGATGAAGAGATCG CCTTCAAACCTCAACATGaagttcaaaaggatatccgaGGACCACGACCTGTGTCGCCTATTTTCAAGCACCTTCAGATTGACCGCTCAAGTTTATTTGGGCCGAAGACAACATCTCACATCCAGTCACCTCGTCCTGCCAGCCCAAAACCTATGTCCAGTACGAAGGTCAAGGTACCAAGTATGACTTCAG GTCTATTCTCACACTTGCGGTCATCATCTCCCCCAAGAATTATTGCCACGCCAACCCCGTCGGACCATGCCCTCCTCCCGAGCGGCATGCCCCAAGTCGAGAAGATACAGACGATAGTAGCCACGAATATTCGGCAGAAAGTCATTCCATTGAAAAAATCCCTCCTTCACAATAAGCAACATATGATCATGGATGCTGCATCATTTATGAGTCGGTCGTTCCGAGTTGGCTGGGGACCGAACTGGACCCTAGTTCATGCAGGACAGCCAATTGGTGCCGTAGAGAAAG CCACGCCTAGTTTTCCCTCCATCCTACCATCCTCGAAGCCACAAGATGTCAGCCGCGTCGGGGAGACACCATACAAAGTCACATTAGAAAAAATCAACTTCACTCCATATGCTGATAACAAAGATCTAGTTTTAAGAGCTAACTATGTGAAGTCGTTGTCAATTCATTTGAAACACAGTCGCTTGGATGTCGACGGCGAGTTACCGGTGTTTGCCCCTGAAGAGGGCGTGGAAGCACTTCATGAATATGCTAAACAActggaggaagaaaaagaaaatatag GTTCACATCCAGATGCTGCGTGTGTCCATCATACAAGTCTTGTATGGGATCTGTGTGTTGCTCTCTGGGGCGATCTACCtctttatacttttgatgacg ATACCGACCGAGACAGTTATGACTATCGCATGGCAAGAAGAAAAGCAGTGTCACAATGGTTATCAAAAGCTGCCAGTGAAACAATAGAACAAGAAGTCAAAGATGCTAATTTTAAG GGTGACAGTCATTTAAGTGCAATATTCAGTTGTCTGAGTGGAGGTCAGATCCCAGAAGCATGTGAGATTGCAGTTAAAGCAGGCGATCACCGCTTAGCCTTGATGATTTCACAGACTACAGGCAATCATGTATTCAGGTCCATGCTGAAGAAACAGTTGACGAATTGGCATGAAACTAAG GCTGATCAGTTTATGGATCTGGAGCGTTTGAAAATCTATGCCCTCTTGGCTAGCTGCATGGTCTGGGATACCTCGGCCCTGACCGTCAATGTCTGTGAGGATATGGACTGGAAGCGCGCCCTAGCAATTCATCTCTG GTATCATTGTGTTCCAACCTCGACTATCTCCGATGCTGTGCACGAATATGACTGTGCCTTCAAAGGAAAGCGTCAAACAAGTTACTGCGGCCCTCCACACCCTCCGTATTTAGAAAAATTCAAAGACAATGTGAATTCAGTGGAATCTAGGGCAGACAGACGTACCGTTATTAGAGACTGTTGCTACCATATACTGAAACTTTACGGTCAACGCTCACATCGTTTAGAGCGTATTCTTGCCCCGACGACTTCGACCCCGAGTCACTTAGATCATCGACTGAGTTGGCATCTTGCCAATGTGCTACAGTCGCTGAGATACGTTCATTTGTCGGAACAGCACCATGCGATGTTGAATTCGGAGTTTATTGCACAGTTGGAGGCAGAGGGTTTGTGGGAATGGGCGGTGTTTGTTGCACTTCATGACGAGAATAATGAGAG ACGAGAACATGCAGTCCACACTTTATTATCGCGTCACATCACTTTGCGGCAAGACTCCCGACAGAACACAATAGAGAACTTCTTGGTCGAGGAATTACATGTACCGAAACACTGGCTACATGAAGCTAAG GCTCTCCGTGCCCACTATGAAAAGCGTCATCATGATGAAGCCTGGCACTTACTAAAGGCTGGACACTGGAACAAAAGTCATGTTATAGTCATCAGGCATATTGCCACTGACTGTATTATCAATG AGGACTTTACGGAGTTGAAAAGATACCTTGTAGAATTAGCTGCTCCTGAACATGCTGCTATCATCAAAGACTGGAACGTGGCCGGTGGAATATTCTACGATTTCATCAGAATCACGGAAAAACTGGACGCTCTAAAAAAG GGAGAGCCAAGATTGCACGAATTAGAGCGTCTGCATCCTGAGGTGATTTCCTTGTGCAACAGGATCGGTAGCCTCGAGTGCCGCTCCGCCAGGGACAGGCTGTGCCAGTCGGAGATGTCCAAGAGGACGGCCAATCTCCTCCAGGTGTTGCTCATGTTGCAGGACACAAATGGATACCAGGCCCGCCAGAATCATGTACCTGCAAG ATTGCTCGCCCCACATGTTGGGAGGTTGCCAATGCCTGAGGACTATTCTCTCCAGGAACTGCGTAATCTCACAAGGAGTTACTTGATTGAGATGACTATGTGA
- the LOC135493159 gene encoding nuclear pore complex protein Nup98-Nup96-like isoform X1, whose protein sequence is MFGQQNKTLFGGTSFGGSTSKLGGTFGAATPFGQSASTFGTPAASAFGTPAASTSIFGGTTTGAAGTGSIFGGGTSTFGQQPASSSTGFSFGSTATQPSLFGQTTTASQSTGLFGTPASSAFGAKTPGFGTTGTASTFGAQPASTGLFGASTSTGGTSLFGTQTTSAATTGTSLFGGFSGATAQAGTVVKFNPTNGTDTMLKNGVSHNISTRHQCITAMKEYEAKSLEELRVEDYLANRKTAQPGATQTSGLFGATTSQPSTGFSAFGQTAAAKTTPFGTSSFGGTTGTSLFGATQPAASGGMFTQTKPAFGTATTSAPSFSFGGTASTGSSLFGQSTQQKSLFGTATTQAGSLFGAAAAATSTGSTGFGFGAATPQTSGIFGAKPTGFGAATTTAATGFQFGQQAAGTSMFGKPAASSSGFSFGGTGSTFGQATTGTSLFGAKPTGLGTTTGFGTTGFGAGLGTTGLGTGSSLLGQQAKPSFGFGTTGSTLGGTTGFTGFGGAGTGLGAGTTATLGQTAAGAGAGQHQLQQQLVNLVQSPYGDSPLFRNLKHDINKEEILKPTNPAAQKAALSAATQFKISSRPVAKIKPKSLQSVNGKAQLFDGLDDEESTYGADTFIPRKSIKKLVIKNHSPNRDMTLPLATNGLDDFPTGPPEGVNDFFKPTSDRVGSFDNGSDDGPPDTVIRGQKNMQSVHEPSPARNQLDDTIELLNTRNKALRMMNSLQTSSADVTDASIIDADDDDEDESRSSTPPPHPAGIVLRRPGYYTIPSMDELAVTTDQNGDCIVEDFTVGREGYGSVFYAGITNVAGLNLDEIIHFRRKEVTVYPEDDRKPSVGEGLNKKAEVTLDCVWPTDKTTHSPIKDLTRLQTMNYQSKIEHSTHKLGAKFIDYRPDTGSWVFEVKHFSKYGLIDDSDDEGDNAQIEKDPKKLKQILDETQKQLAVQRQQIQVQEEQKRLQDQQQQATLNGVLKNGQQQVPMQQDDEDDDMDMADITRERMPEVEDSEEDKEVETVPSSHRLAHSFGVSAQSMQVMKASFFGDEDIDEEIAFKPQHEVQKDIRGPRPVSPIFKHLQIDRSSLFGPKTTSHIQSPRPASPKPMSSTKVKVPSMTSGLFSHLRSSSPPRIIATPTPSDHALLPSGMPQVEKIQTIVATNIRQKVIPLKKSLLHNKQHMIMDAASFMSRSFRVGWGPNWTLVHAGQPIGAVEKATPSFPSILPSSKPQDVSRVGETPYKVTLEKINFTPYADNKDLVLRANYVKSLSIHLKHSRLDVDGELPVFAPEEGVEALHEYAKQLEEEKENIGSHPDAACVHHTSLVWDLCVALWGDLPLYTFDDDTDRDSYDYRMARRKAVSQWLSKAASETIEQEVKDANFKGDSHLSAIFSCLSGGQIPEACEIAVKAGDHRLALMISQTTGNHVFRSMLKKQLTNWHETKADQFMDLERLKIYALLASCMVWDTSALTVNVCEDMDWKRALAIHLWYHCVPTSTISDAVHEYDCAFKGKRQTSYCGPPHPPYLEKFKDNVNSVESRADRRTVIRDCCYHILKLYGQRSHRLERILAPTTSTPSHLDHRLSWHLANVLQSLRYVHLSEQHHAMLNSEFIAQLEAEGLWEWAVFVALHDENNERREHAVHTLLSRHITLRQDSRQNTIENFLVEELHVPKHWLHEAKALRAHYEKRHHDEAWHLLKAGHWNKSHVIVIRHIATDCIINEDFTELKRYLVELAAPEHAAIIKDWNVAGGIFYDFIRITEKLDALKKGEPRLHELERLHPEVISLCNRIGSLECRSARDRLCQSEMSKRTANLLQVLLMLQDTNGYQARQNHVPARLLAPHVGRLPMPEDYSLQELRNLTRSYLIEMTM, encoded by the exons ATGTTTGGACAGCAGAATAAGACGCTATTTGGCGGAACGAGTTTTGGTGGCAGCACAAGTAAGTTAGGAG GTACATTTGGGGCAGCGACTCCCTTTGGTCAGAGTGCGAGTACATTCGGCACTCCAGCAGCATCGGCCTTTGGTACTCCAGCTGCCTCAACGAGTATATTTGGAGGCACCACCACAGGAGCTGCTGGTACGGGCAGTATTTTCGGAGGTGGAACCTCAACATTTGGGCAACAGCCTGCGAGTTCAAGTACAGGATTTA GCTTTGGAAGCACCGCCACCCAGCCCTCCCTGTTCGGTCAGACAACCACTGCTAGTCAATCAACTGGACTATTTGGCACCCCAGCTTCTAGTGCCTTTGGGGCAAAGACACCAGGATTTGGAA CAACTGGCACTGCCAGCACATTTGGAGCCCAGCCTGCATCTACAGGTCTATTTGGTGCCAGTACATCGACAGGGGGAACGTCCCTGTTCGGAACTCAGACCACGAGCGCTGCAACTACGGGGACAAGTCTTTTCGGAG GCTTCTCCGGTGCGACTGCCCAGGCAGGCACAGTAGTCAAATTCAACCCAACCAATGGCACGGATACCATGTTAAAAAATGGCGTATCCCATAATATCAGCACGCGGCACCAATGCATCACTGCTATGAAAGAATATGAAGCCAAGTCACTGGAAGAATTACGAGTAGAAGATTATCTAGCAAATCGTAAAACTGCACAGCCGGGTGCAACCCAGACGTCGGGTCTGTTTGGTGCCACTACTTCTCAGCCAAGCACAGGATTCTCGGCGTTTGGACAAACTGCAGCCGCAAAGACAACACCCTTTGGCACTT CATCTTTTGGTGGCACCACTGGGACTAGTTTATTTGGTGCAACGCAACCAGCGGCCAGCGGAGGTATGTTCACCCAAACGAAGCCTGCATTTGGTACTGCAACAACGTCGGCGCCATCTTTCAGCTTTGGGGGCACAGCATCTACTGGTTCGTCCTTGTTTGGTCAGAGCACGCAACAGAAGAGCTTGTTTGGCACTGCGACGACCCAAGCTGGGAGTTTATTTGGTGCAGCAGCCGCAGCAACATCGACTGGGAGTACTGGGTTTGGATTTGGTGCAGCCACACCTCAA ACAAGTGGGATATTTGGTGCAAAGCCTACGGGCTTCGGTGCCGCTACAACTACGGCAGCTACTGGCTTCCAATTTGGCCAACAGGCTGCTGGCACGTCGATGTTTGGTAAACCAGCGGCAAGCAGTTCAGGATTCAGTTTTGGTGGAACTGGAAGTACTTTCG GTCAAGCAACCACTGGGACCAGCCTGTTTGGTGCCAAGCCAACTGGCTTGGGAACAACAACAGGATTTGGCACGACTGGATTTGGAGCCGGTCTAGGGACCACTGGTCTTGGCACAGGATCATCCCTCTTAGGACAACAGGCCAAGCCATCATTCGGGTTTGGTACCACTGGTAGTACCCTTGGTGGGACGACGGGGTTTACTGGTTTTGGTGGAGCGGGAACAGGCTTGGGTGCTGGAACTACAGCAACACTGGGACA AACTGCTGCAGGTGCAGGGGCAGGGCAGCATCAACTTCAGCAACAGTTAGTCAACTTGGTCCAGTCACCCTATGGAGATTCGCCTTTGTTCAGAAACCTCAAACAT GATATCAATAAAGAAGAGATTTTGAAGCCGACCAATCCAGCCGCCCAGAAGGCCGCCCTGTCTGCCGCTACACAATTTAAGATCAGCAGTCGACCCGTTGCGAAGATAAAGCCCAAGTCACTCCAGTCTGTTAATGGCAAG GCCCAGCTATTTGACGGTTTAGATGATGAAGAATCTACGTATGGAGCTGACACCTTCATCCCAAGAAAAAGCATCAAGAAACTTGTGATTAAGAACCACTCGCCAAACAGAGACATGACGCTGCCGCTGGCGACCAATGGCCTTGATGATTTTCCAACCGGCCCACCAGAGGGGGTTAATGACTTCTTCAAGCCGACGAGTGATCGCGTTGGTAGTTTCGATAATGGCAGTGACGATGGTCCTCCGGACACAGTCATCCGAGGACAGAAGAATATGCAGTCAGTGCATGAACCCTCGCCGGCCAG GAATCAGTTGGACGACACAATAGAACTGCTTAACACACGCAACAAGGCTTTACGCATGATGAATTCTCTGCAGACGAGTAGTGCCGATGTGACAGACGCCAGTATCATTGatgcagatgatgatgacgaggacgaGAGCAGG AGTTCTACTCCTCCCCCACATCCAGCTGGCATCGTCCTACGGCGTCCTGGTTATTACACAATCCCATCCATGGATGAACTTGCTGTTACGACAGATCAAAATGGTGATTGTATTGTAGAGGATTTCACGGTTGGGAGAGAAGGATATGGCTCTGTGTTTTACGCAGGAATCACAAATGTTGCTGGCCTAAATTTAGATGAGATAA TTCATTTCCGTCGAAAAGAAGTGACCGTTTACCCAGAAGACGACAGGAAGCCATCTGTTGGTGAGGGACTCAACAAAAAAGCCGAAGTAACCCTGGATTGCGTCTGGCCAACTGATAAGACAACACACAGCCCAATCAAGGATTTAACGCGGTTGCAGACCATGAACTATCAGTCGAAAATAGAACATTCTACTCACAAACTTGGAGCAAAATTCATAGATTATCGTCCAGACACTGGGTCTTGGGTGTTTGAG gtGAAACATTTCTCAAAGTACGGTTTGATCGATGACTCGGACGACGAAGGCGACAACGCACAGATTGAGAAGGACCCAAAGAAACTCAAACAGATCCTGGACGAGACGCAAAAACAACTGGCTGTCCAG CGTCAACAAATCCAGGTGCAGGAGGAGCAGAAGAGGCTGCAGGACCAGCAGCAGCAGGCTACCCTCAATGGCGTCCTGAAGAACGGGCAGCAGCAGGTCCCCATGCAAcaagatgatgaggatgatgacatGG ACATGGCCGACATCACCCGAGAACGCATGCCAGAGGTGGAGGATAGCGAAGAAGACAAGGAGGTTGAGACTGTTCCTTCGTCACATAGGTTGGCCCACAGCTTTGGTGTGAGTGCCCAGAGCATGCAGGTCATGAAGGCGTCATTCTTTGGGGACGAGGATATTGATGAAGAGATCG CCTTCAAACCTCAACATGaagttcaaaaggatatccgaGGACCACGACCTGTGTCGCCTATTTTCAAGCACCTTCAGATTGACCGCTCAAGTTTATTTGGGCCGAAGACAACATCTCACATCCAGTCACCTCGTCCTGCCAGCCCAAAACCTATGTCCAGTACGAAGGTCAAGGTACCAAGTATGACTTCAG GTCTATTCTCACACTTGCGGTCATCATCTCCCCCAAGAATTATTGCCACGCCAACCCCGTCGGACCATGCCCTCCTCCCGAGCGGCATGCCCCAAGTCGAGAAGATACAGACGATAGTAGCCACGAATATTCGGCAGAAAGTCATTCCATTGAAAAAATCCCTCCTTCACAATAAGCAACATATGATCATGGATGCTGCATCATTTATGAGTCGGTCGTTCCGAGTTGGCTGGGGACCGAACTGGACCCTAGTTCATGCAGGACAGCCAATTGGTGCCGTAGAGAAAG CCACGCCTAGTTTTCCCTCCATCCTACCATCCTCGAAGCCACAAGATGTCAGCCGCGTCGGGGAGACACCATACAAAGTCACATTAGAAAAAATCAACTTCACTCCATATGCTGATAACAAAGATCTAGTTTTAAGAGCTAACTATGTGAAGTCGTTGTCAATTCATTTGAAACACAGTCGCTTGGATGTCGACGGCGAGTTACCGGTGTTTGCCCCTGAAGAGGGCGTGGAAGCACTTCATGAATATGCTAAACAActggaggaagaaaaagaaaatatag GTTCACATCCAGATGCTGCGTGTGTCCATCATACAAGTCTTGTATGGGATCTGTGTGTTGCTCTCTGGGGCGATCTACCtctttatacttttgatgacg ATACCGACCGAGACAGTTATGACTATCGCATGGCAAGAAGAAAAGCAGTGTCACAATGGTTATCAAAAGCTGCCAGTGAAACAATAGAACAAGAAGTCAAAGATGCTAATTTTAAG GGTGACAGTCATTTAAGTGCAATATTCAGTTGTCTGAGTGGAGGTCAGATCCCAGAAGCATGTGAGATTGCAGTTAAAGCAGGCGATCACCGCTTAGCCTTGATGATTTCACAGACTACAGGCAATCATGTATTCAGGTCCATGCTGAAGAAACAGTTGACGAATTGGCATGAAACTAAG GCTGATCAGTTTATGGATCTGGAGCGTTTGAAAATCTATGCCCTCTTGGCTAGCTGCATGGTCTGGGATACCTCGGCCCTGACCGTCAATGTCTGTGAGGATATGGACTGGAAGCGCGCCCTAGCAATTCATCTCTG GTATCATTGTGTTCCAACCTCGACTATCTCCGATGCTGTGCACGAATATGACTGTGCCTTCAAAGGAAAGCGTCAAACAAGTTACTGCGGCCCTCCACACCCTCCGTATTTAGAAAAATTCAAAGACAATGTGAATTCAGTGGAATCTAGGGCAGACAGACGTACCGTTATTAGAGACTGTTGCTACCATATACTGAAACTTTACGGTCAACGCTCACATCGTTTAGAGCGTATTCTTGCCCCGACGACTTCGACCCCGAGTCACTTAGATCATCGACTGAGTTGGCATCTTGCCAATGTGCTACAGTCGCTGAGATACGTTCATTTGTCGGAACAGCACCATGCGATGTTGAATTCGGAGTTTATTGCACAGTTGGAGGCAGAGGGTTTGTGGGAATGGGCGGTGTTTGTTGCACTTCATGACGAGAATAATGAGAG ACGAGAACATGCAGTCCACACTTTATTATCGCGTCACATCACTTTGCGGCAAGACTCCCGACAGAACACAATAGAGAACTTCTTGGTCGAGGAATTACATGTACCGAAACACTGGCTACATGAAGCTAAG GCTCTCCGTGCCCACTATGAAAAGCGTCATCATGATGAAGCCTGGCACTTACTAAAGGCTGGACACTGGAACAAAAGTCATGTTATAGTCATCAGGCATATTGCCACTGACTGTATTATCAATG AGGACTTTACGGAGTTGAAAAGATACCTTGTAGAATTAGCTGCTCCTGAACATGCTGCTATCATCAAAGACTGGAACGTGGCCGGTGGAATATTCTACGATTTCATCAGAATCACGGAAAAACTGGACGCTCTAAAAAAG GGAGAGCCAAGATTGCACGAATTAGAGCGTCTGCATCCTGAGGTGATTTCCTTGTGCAACAGGATCGGTAGCCTCGAGTGCCGCTCCGCCAGGGACAGGCTGTGCCAGTCGGAGATGTCCAAGAGGACGGCCAATCTCCTCCAGGTGTTGCTCATGTTGCAGGACACAAATGGATACCAGGCCCGCCAGAATCATGTACCTGCAAG ATTGCTCGCCCCACATGTTGGGAGGTTGCCAATGCCTGAGGACTATTCTCTCCAGGAACTGCGTAATCTCACAAGGAGTTACTTGATTGAGATGACTATGTGA